The proteins below come from a single Deinococcus sp. Leaf326 genomic window:
- a CDS encoding N-acetylmuramoyl-L-alanine amidase, producing MPPASLRRGLSALLLASLPGAALAAPTVYVAYPPPDHRVTADHVILEGRVTPGAALKIGAQSVAVGADGLFMLWWPLKSGVNDLRLVATRAGQTGRRTVRVTRSVPGPLPARPTAIAPGDLLPAADLEFWDAAGDTPAERRVRLGFRGSPGGQATVRVGGGPAQPLRESPAGTYSAEVTVSPQTPLVRAEVSFTLTGRDSRRVTRSAPGHLSVSGPVLAAAGAGTRTGTQRPGSVPGQGLNSAETVLRDAAGRPVLYPRDGMTFAVVGRRGDDLRVRLAPGLSAFARAEDLVLMPGTPTPVVAGPLVVDDLAASQTPAAAGTLPAQTLAAQMPPVPVLAPAPGPATPDAASGPALPELTPLAVPALPAAPLVPGLPAASPVPVAPAGDLRLRLSLGGARVPFGLTQPQAGQLVLTLYGLAAPPVLGALSDPLLAGVVVTSPAPGVTHLAVNLRAAQLWGFTAGYEDGDLVLAVRRPPSLDPARPLAGRVITLDPGHGGTQAGGAGSFGVPEKGLMLPIALRAAELLRAQGATVVLTRTADVTLGLYERGGQAEAARADLLVSIHANALPDGRDPRGVRGPEVYFTHPQAQGVAASVLAALRARLPELGAGRGLMPGADLALTRPSTQPSLLIETAYLTDPGNLRALSSADGRERFAQAIAGGIAAYYAAQAR from the coding sequence ATGCCCCCTGCCTCCCTCCGGCGCGGCCTGAGCGCGCTGCTGCTGGCCTCGCTGCCCGGCGCCGCCCTGGCCGCCCCGACCGTGTACGTCGCCTATCCGCCGCCCGACCACCGGGTCACGGCCGACCACGTGATTCTGGAGGGCCGCGTGACCCCAGGCGCGGCCCTGAAGATCGGTGCCCAGAGCGTGGCGGTGGGGGCCGACGGCCTGTTCATGTTGTGGTGGCCGCTGAAAAGTGGGGTCAACGACCTGCGGCTGGTCGCCACCCGTGCCGGCCAGACCGGCCGCCGCACCGTGCGCGTGACCCGCAGCGTGCCCGGTCCCCTGCCGGCCCGGCCCACGGCCATCGCGCCGGGGGACCTGCTGCCGGCCGCCGACCTCGAGTTCTGGGACGCGGCGGGCGACACCCCGGCCGAGCGGCGCGTACGCCTGGGCTTCCGGGGGTCGCCGGGCGGACAGGCCACCGTGCGGGTCGGCGGCGGCCCGGCCCAGCCCCTGCGCGAATCGCCGGCCGGAACCTACAGCGCCGAGGTGACGGTCTCGCCCCAGACGCCACTGGTGCGCGCCGAGGTGAGCTTCACCCTGACCGGCCGCGACAGCCGCCGCGTGACCCGCAGCGCGCCGGGCCACCTGAGCGTCTCCGGGCCGGTCCTGGCGGCGGCCGGGGCCGGGACCAGGACCGGCACCCAGCGCCCCGGCAGCGTGCCCGGCCAGGGCCTGAACAGCGCCGAGACCGTGCTGAGAGACGCGGCGGGCCGGCCCGTGCTGTACCCCAGGGACGGCATGACCTTCGCGGTCGTCGGGCGACGGGGGGACGACCTACGCGTGCGCCTCGCACCGGGGCTGAGCGCCTTCGCCCGGGCCGAGGACCTCGTTCTGATGCCGGGAACGCCGACCCCCGTGGTGGCCGGCCCGCTGGTCGTGGACGATCTGGCAGCTTCCCAGACTCCGGCCGCCGCCGGGACGCTCCCTGCACAGACCCTGGCGGCACAGATGCCCCCGGTGCCCGTCCTGGCTCCCGCCCCAGGGCCCGCGACCCCGGACGCGGCCAGTGGGCCAGCCCTGCCCGAGCTGACGCCCCTGGCGGTTCCGGCCCTGCCCGCCGCGCCGTTGGTGCCGGGCCTTCCGGCGGCGAGCCCTGTACCGGTCGCCCCCGCGGGCGACCTGCGGCTACGGCTGTCCCTGGGAGGCGCGCGGGTGCCCTTTGGCCTCACCCAGCCGCAGGCAGGTCAGCTCGTGCTGACGCTGTACGGTCTCGCCGCGCCGCCGGTCCTGGGGGCCTTGAGCGACCCGCTGTTGGCGGGGGTGGTCGTCACCTCGCCCGCGCCGGGGGTCACGCACCTTGCCGTGAACCTCCGTGCGGCGCAGCTCTGGGGGTTCACGGCGGGCTACGAGGACGGCGACCTCGTCCTCGCGGTGCGGCGGCCCCCCTCGCTGGACCCGGCGCGGCCGCTGGCGGGGCGGGTCATCACCCTCGATCCGGGCCACGGGGGCACGCAGGCCGGGGGAGCAGGCAGCTTCGGCGTGCCGGAAAAGGGACTGATGCTGCCCATCGCCCTGCGCGCCGCCGAGTTGCTGCGCGCCCAGGGGGCCACCGTCGTCCTGACCCGCACGGCCGACGTGACCCTGGGTCTCTATGAGCGGGGGGGGCAGGCCGAGGCCGCGCGCGCCGACCTCCTCGTCAGCATCCACGCCAACGCCCTGCCCGACGGGCGCGACCCGCGCGGTGTCCGGGGCCCCGAGGTGTACTTCACGCACCCGCAGGCCCAGGGGGTGGCCGCGAGTGTGCTGGCTGCGCTGCGCGCCCGCCTGCCCGAACTCGGCGCGGGCCGGGGCCTGATGCCGGGGGCCGACCTTGCGCTCACACGCCCCAGTACCCAGCCCAGCCTGCTCATCGAGACGGCCTACCTCACCGACCCCGGCAACCTGCGCGCCCTGAGCAGCGCCGACGGTCGCGAGCGGTTTGCCCAGGCCATCGCCGGGGGTATCGCGGCCTACTACGCGGCGCAGGCGCGCTGA
- a CDS encoding glycine--tRNA ligase, whose protein sequence is MPATSMEELVSLCKRRGFIFQGSEIYGGLQGFYDYGPLGVELKNNIKAAWWRANVYERDDMEGLDSSIIMHRMVLRHSGHEATFSDPMVDNKKNNKRYRLDHLVKDQKADVIARVAAAMGADTENFPALIAALNADPAKASEALRAAGVRDAFSGEVGEWTEPKPFNMMFKTTIGPVADEESYGYLRPETAQGIFTNFKNVVDSTSRRLPFGIAQIGKAFRNEITPRNFIFRVRELEQMEIEFFCVPGTDEDWHQHWLDKRLAWWEAQGVPRSKIEILDVPKEDLAHYSKRTYDLMYDYPTLGHEEIEGIANRSDYDLGSHTKNQSELGLVARVEENNDSIAKLTIPHPETNKPVVPFVIEPSAGVDRAMLAVLSEAFTKETLENGNERIVLKLKPHLAPIKVAVIPLARNKPELVELARKIKSELQGLGLGRVLLEDSGNIGKAYRRHDEVGTPYCVTVDFDTVGKGEDPSLTDTVTVRDRDTLGQERVKINELAGWIRQHLN, encoded by the coding sequence ATGCCCGCAACCTCAATGGAAGAACTCGTCAGCCTGTGCAAACGCCGGGGCTTTATTTTTCAGGGCAGTGAGATCTACGGCGGCCTGCAGGGTTTCTATGACTACGGCCCCCTCGGCGTGGAGCTGAAGAACAACATCAAGGCCGCGTGGTGGCGCGCCAACGTCTACGAGCGCGACGACATGGAAGGCCTGGATTCCAGCATCATCATGCACCGCATGGTGCTGCGCCACTCGGGCCACGAGGCCACCTTCAGCGACCCGATGGTGGACAACAAGAAGAACAACAAGCGCTACCGCCTCGACCACCTCGTCAAGGACCAGAAGGCCGACGTGATCGCCCGTGTGGCGGCGGCGATGGGTGCGGACACCGAGAACTTTCCGGCCCTGATCGCCGCACTGAACGCCGACCCGGCCAAGGCCAGTGAGGCCCTGCGCGCGGCGGGCGTGCGTGACGCCTTCTCGGGCGAGGTGGGCGAGTGGACCGAGCCCAAGCCCTTCAACATGATGTTCAAGACGACCATCGGGCCGGTCGCGGACGAGGAGAGCTACGGCTACCTGCGCCCCGAGACCGCGCAGGGCATCTTCACCAACTTCAAGAACGTGGTGGACAGCACGAGCCGCCGCCTGCCGTTCGGCATCGCGCAGATCGGCAAGGCCTTTCGCAACGAGATCACGCCGCGCAACTTCATCTTCCGGGTGCGGGAGCTCGAACAGATGGAAATCGAGTTCTTCTGCGTGCCCGGCACCGACGAGGACTGGCACCAGCACTGGCTCGACAAGCGCCTGGCATGGTGGGAGGCCCAGGGCGTGCCGCGCAGCAAGATCGAGATTCTGGACGTGCCGAAAGAGGACCTCGCGCACTACTCCAAGCGCACCTACGACCTTATGTACGACTACCCGACCCTGGGGCACGAGGAAATTGAAGGGATCGCCAATCGCAGCGACTACGACCTGGGCTCGCACACCAAGAACCAGAGCGAACTGGGCCTCGTGGCGCGCGTCGAGGAGAACAATGACAGCATCGCCAAGCTGACCATCCCGCACCCCGAGACGAATAAGCCGGTCGTGCCGTTTGTCATCGAGCCGTCGGCGGGGGTGGACCGCGCGATGCTGGCGGTGCTCTCGGAGGCTTTCACCAAGGAGACGCTGGAGAACGGCAACGAGCGTATCGTCCTGAAGCTCAAGCCGCACCTCGCGCCCATCAAGGTGGCGGTCATTCCGCTGGCCCGCAACAAGCCCGAACTCGTCGAGCTGGCCCGCAAGATCAAGAGCGAGTTGCAGGGCCTGGGCCTGGGCCGCGTGCTGCTCGAGGACAGCGGCAACATCGGCAAGGCGTACCGCCGCCACGACGAGGTCGGCACGCCCTACTGCGTGACCGTGGACTTCGACACCGTGGGCAAGGGCGAGGACCCCAGCCTGACCGACACCGTGACTGTGCGCGACCGCGACACGCTGGGCCAGGAGCGCGTGAAGATCAACGAACTGGCGGGCTGGATTCGTCAGCACCTGAACTGA
- a CDS encoding YcjF family protein, which produces MLPPLVKQVLDNFNFDVDPGLSQEENVEEVIKSAALLSGAISVEPVPFADILLITPVQAKMVLHIGKIYGFEVSGARAAEIARELGATVAYGFAARQVMRGVAKMALPLIGGLITAPAVYGWTFALGRLAQNHFERRRAGLPPAERSERAQVVQEAKTQTRQALPSARDFSDLAGELRRRAEEKEKGSRSDLN; this is translated from the coding sequence ATGCTTCCGCCCCTCGTCAAGCAGGTGCTCGACAATTTCAACTTCGATGTGGACCCCGGCCTCAGCCAGGAGGAGAACGTCGAGGAGGTCATCAAGAGCGCCGCACTGCTCTCGGGGGCGATCTCGGTCGAGCCGGTCCCTTTCGCCGACATCCTGCTTATCACTCCAGTGCAGGCCAAGATGGTGCTGCACATCGGCAAGATCTACGGCTTCGAGGTCAGTGGCGCCCGCGCCGCCGAGATCGCCCGTGAGCTGGGCGCGACCGTCGCCTACGGCTTCGCGGCGCGGCAGGTCATGCGCGGGGTCGCCAAGATGGCCCTGCCGCTCATCGGCGGCCTGATCACCGCGCCCGCCGTGTACGGCTGGACCTTCGCGCTGGGGCGCCTCGCCCAGAACCACTTCGAGCGCCGCCGCGCCGGGCTGCCCCCCGCCGAACGCAGCGAGCGGGCCCAGGTCGTGCAGGAGGCCAAGACCCAGACCCGCCAGGCGCTGCCCAGCGCCCGCGACTTTTCCGACCTGGCTGGCGAGCTGCGCCGCCGCGCTGAGGAAAAGGAAAAAGGCAGCCGCAGCGACCTGAACTGA
- a CDS encoding META domain-containing protein, which translates to MSLLSALTLLAVAGGPALASVPARPVPAATLTASGPAASTPGSPALTGTVWTLRTLVPDGLTRLDLTWDGPSAPTLRVAPGGRVSGHTGCNLLSGSATLEGSQLRMQNLGVTRRGCSGAVATVETAYLRVLSQVVRYRVQGQTLTLYARGAQRLVFQAGAAPQAPATPGAVPASVPLRPAQLAGEWQVQTVTLGTGAVRVPSGAALTLSVDGPAGLRLSGRAGGCNTVNGQAELRADMLHFSGVATTRMLCADMAAENALYRLLGTPLRAEVQAGPGGDTLTWTGDLGRVTLKRVGTGSR; encoded by the coding sequence ATGTCGCTGCTCTCTGCCCTGACCCTGCTGGCCGTTGCCGGCGGCCCTGCCCTCGCCTCTGTCCCGGCCCGTCCGGTGCCGGCGGCCACCCTGACCGCTTCCGGACCGGCCGCCAGCACCCCGGGCAGCCCCGCCCTGACCGGTACGGTGTGGACCCTGCGCACCCTCGTTCCCGACGGCCTGACCCGGCTGGACCTCACGTGGGACGGGCCCTCGGCCCCCACGCTGCGCGTCGCCCCCGGCGGGCGGGTCAGCGGACACACCGGCTGCAACCTGCTGTCGGGGTCGGCCACGCTGGAAGGCAGCCAGCTCCGGATGCAGAATCTCGGCGTGACCCGGCGCGGCTGCTCCGGCGCGGTCGCCACGGTCGAGACGGCGTACCTGCGCGTCCTGTCGCAGGTCGTCCGCTACCGCGTGCAGGGCCAGACCCTGACGCTCTACGCGCGCGGGGCGCAGCGCCTCGTGTTCCAGGCGGGCGCCGCGCCGCAGGCCCCGGCCACGCCGGGCGCCGTCCCGGCGTCCGTTCCGCTGCGGCCCGCCCAGCTCGCGGGCGAGTGGCAGGTGCAGACCGTGACGCTGGGGACCGGGGCCGTGCGCGTGCCCAGCGGCGCCGCCCTGACACTCAGCGTGGACGGCCCCGCCGGACTGCGGCTCTCGGGCCGGGCGGGGGGCTGCAATACCGTGAACGGGCAGGCCGAGCTACGCGCCGACATGCTGCACTTCAGCGGCGTGGCGACCACCCGGATGCTGTGCGCCGACATGGCGGCCGAGAACGCGCTGTACCGCCTGCTAGGCACACCGCTACGCGCCGAGGTGCAGGCCGGACCGGGCGGCGACACGCTGACCTGGACGGGCGACCTGGGCCGCGTGACCCTGAAGCGGGTGGGCACAGGCTCCAGATAG
- a CDS encoding cobalamin B12-binding domain-containing protein, with protein MEDRRIRILIAKPGMDGHDRGAKVVARALRDAGMEVVYTGLRQTAEMIVNAAVQEDVDAIGLSVLSGAHLHYFREVMALLHEKGAEDIIVFGGGIIPDQDLPVLAELGVGRVFTPGASTEDAAEYLRGAVAQRWQAQAGA; from the coding sequence ATGGAAGACCGCCGCATCCGCATCCTGATTGCCAAGCCGGGCATGGACGGCCACGACCGGGGCGCCAAGGTGGTCGCCCGAGCCCTGCGCGACGCCGGCATGGAAGTCGTGTACACCGGCCTGCGCCAGACCGCCGAGATGATCGTGAACGCCGCCGTCCAGGAAGACGTGGACGCCATCGGTCTGAGCGTGCTCTCGGGCGCGCACCTGCACTACTTCCGCGAGGTGATGGCGCTGCTGCACGAAAAGGGCGCCGAGGACATCATCGTGTTCGGGGGCGGCATCATTCCCGACCAGGACCTGCCGGTGCTGGCCGAGCTGGGCGTGGGCCGCGTGTTCACGCCGGGCGCGAGTACCGAGGACGCCGCCGAGTACCTGCGCGGCGCCGTCGCCCAGCGCTGGCAGGCCCAGGCCGGGGCCTAG
- a CDS encoding MFS transporter → MKHAAALPVPVPADSAAPRAASGLPALYVSQALATGATTVSTILASIIMGGLGQGQLSGLPSTLISLSAALSAGAFGAFMLRRGRRLGLGLAFTLGALGAALGFVGARLGTVPLFLLGATLMGGAQGGYQQARYAVAENVPPARRGRALGLLMLMSVAGSFVMTGFARPVEALGAALGTSPEVAGWLVGGGLLGVAALLVLGWGPRVPAGAAARPPALHWRVVFSQPGVRSTALALATAQGVMVTLMSLTPLRAHHAGMDHVGVAALISGHILGMFGFGWFTGPVLDRLGLRFGYVSGALLLLAAALSAALPGTAWLGVSMFVLGLGWNLVNLGGSKAMTRFPAAQGVTDGLGYVAAGLGTFLGGLVIARAGFGTLAALCGAIALLPLLSAWRAGPRRA, encoded by the coding sequence ATGAAGCACGCCGCGGCGTTGCCCGTTCCCGTCCCTGCGGACAGCGCCGCGCCCAGGGCGGCTTCCGGCCTGCCGGCCCTGTACGTCTCGCAGGCGCTGGCGACCGGCGCCACCACTGTCAGCACCATCCTGGCGAGCATCATCATGGGTGGGCTCGGGCAGGGGCAGCTCTCGGGGCTGCCCAGCACCCTCATCAGCCTCTCGGCGGCGCTGTCGGCAGGGGCGTTTGGCGCCTTCATGCTGCGCCGGGGCCGCCGCCTCGGGCTGGGGCTGGCCTTTACGCTCGGGGCCCTGGGGGCCGCGCTGGGCTTCGTGGGCGCCCGCCTGGGAACGGTGCCGCTGTTCCTGCTGGGGGCTACCTTGATGGGCGGCGCGCAGGGCGGCTACCAGCAGGCGCGCTACGCCGTGGCCGAGAACGTGCCGCCTGCCCGCCGGGGCCGCGCCCTGGGCCTGCTGATGCTCATGAGCGTGGCGGGGTCGTTCGTCATGACCGGGTTCGCCCGGCCGGTCGAGGCCCTGGGGGCGGCGCTGGGCACCTCGCCCGAGGTCGCAGGCTGGCTGGTGGGCGGAGGGCTGCTGGGGGTCGCGGCGCTGCTCGTGCTGGGCTGGGGCCCACGGGTTCCGGCAGGCGCGGCGGCCCGGCCCCCGGCTCTCCACTGGCGCGTGGTCTTCTCGCAGCCGGGGGTCCGCAGTACCGCGCTGGCCCTCGCCACCGCCCAGGGCGTGATGGTCACGCTGATGAGCCTCACGCCGCTGCGCGCGCATCACGCCGGCATGGACCACGTGGGGGTCGCGGCCCTGATCAGCGGGCACATCCTGGGGATGTTCGGCTTCGGCTGGTTCACGGGGCCGGTGCTCGACCGCCTGGGCCTGCGTTTCGGGTATGTGTCGGGGGCGCTGCTGCTGCTCGCGGCGGCCCTGAGCGCGGCGCTGCCCGGCACCGCGTGGCTGGGGGTCAGCATGTTCGTGCTGGGTCTGGGCTGGAACCTCGTGAACCTGGGCGGCAGCAAGGCCATGACCCGCTTTCCTGCCGCGCAGGGCGTGACCGATGGTCTGGGCTACGTCGCGGCGGGTCTGGGCACCTTCCTGGGCGGGCTGGTCATCGCCCGCGCGGGGTTCGGTACCCTGGCGGCGCTGTGCGGGGCAATTGCGCTGCTGCCGCTCCTGAGCGCGTGGCGGGCGGGGCCGCGCCGCGCCTGA
- a CDS encoding DUF402 domain-containing protein, which produces MKHKRASRLGWHRVAREDETVLALPHGRVVDYVAHEVTAPLVVPFLGRDLRILDSGYRWVHYAPTGHNCALTVHLGPSGVPAQLYVDVGDGGGVDEDGVPYINDLYLDVLAVCEVQPGGAWHVTETEIIDVADLDAALQGGRVTPQQHALAWHEARAAETALRAGTFAPLEVVRTYLTDPYT; this is translated from the coding sequence ATGAAACACAAACGCGCCAGTCGCCTGGGCTGGCACCGGGTCGCCCGCGAGGACGAGACCGTGCTGGCCCTGCCGCACGGCAGGGTCGTGGACTACGTCGCGCACGAGGTCACGGCGCCGCTCGTCGTGCCCTTTCTGGGCCGCGACCTGCGGATTCTGGACTCCGGCTACCGCTGGGTGCACTACGCGCCCACCGGGCACAACTGCGCCCTGACGGTTCACCTCGGCCCCTCGGGCGTACCCGCACAGCTCTACGTGGACGTGGGGGACGGCGGGGGCGTGGACGAGGACGGAGTGCCGTACATCAACGACCTGTACCTCGACGTGCTGGCCGTGTGTGAGGTACAGCCGGGCGGCGCGTGGCACGTCACCGAGACCGAGATCATCGACGTGGCCGACCTGGACGCCGCGCTGCAAGGGGGCCGCGTGACCCCGCAGCAGCACGCCCTGGCGTGGCACGAAGCCCGCGCCGCCGAAACCGCCCTGCGCGCGGGCACCTTCGCCCCGCTGGAAGTCGTGCGGACCTACCTCACCGACCCCTACACCTGA
- the metK gene encoding methionine adenosyltransferase, translating into MRKFYTSESVSEGHPDKLADYISDSILDEFLRQEPGSRVAVETLLTTGMAVVAGEVTAHQAHVDVQRTVREAVQRVGYTRANYGFDAEYSAVLVSLHEQSPEIAGGVNHSEEWRGMSEEERADPVNAYSVIGAGDQGLMFGYATDETPELMPLPIALAHALTRRLAELRKDGTLPYLRPDAKAQVTVVRDGEPHEATETFVDTIVISAQHSEDVTQETIRADLLEHVVRAVIPAELLTDETKYFINPSGRFVIGGPHGDTGLTGRKIIVDTYGGAVPHGGGAFSGKDPTKVDRSAAYYARYIAKNLVAAGLARRALVEVAYAIGRASPVSLRVDTYGTGTLSDEKLADLVAAHFDARPQAIVAELDLQRPIYAQTAAYGHFGRPEFPWEQTDKADALRRAAQG; encoded by the coding sequence ATGCGGAAGTTCTATACGTCGGAATCGGTTTCCGAAGGCCACCCGGACAAGCTGGCCGATTACATCTCGGACAGCATCCTCGACGAGTTCCTGCGCCAGGAACCCGGCAGTCGCGTGGCGGTCGAGACGCTGCTGACCACCGGCATGGCGGTCGTGGCGGGCGAAGTCACGGCGCATCAGGCCCATGTGGACGTGCAGCGCACCGTGCGCGAGGCCGTGCAGCGCGTCGGCTACACCCGCGCGAACTACGGCTTCGACGCCGAGTACAGCGCGGTGCTCGTCTCACTGCACGAGCAGTCGCCCGAGATCGCGGGCGGGGTCAACCACAGCGAGGAGTGGCGCGGCATGTCCGAAGAAGAGCGCGCCGACCCGGTCAACGCCTACTCGGTCATCGGGGCGGGCGACCAGGGCCTGATGTTCGGGTACGCGACCGATGAGACCCCCGAGCTCATGCCGCTGCCCATCGCGCTGGCACACGCGCTGACGCGCCGCCTGGCCGAGCTGCGCAAGGACGGCACGCTGCCCTACCTGCGCCCCGACGCCAAGGCGCAGGTGACGGTCGTGCGCGACGGCGAGCCGCACGAGGCGACCGAGACCTTCGTGGATACCATCGTCATCTCGGCGCAGCACAGCGAGGACGTGACGCAGGAGACCATCCGTGCCGACCTGCTGGAGCACGTGGTGCGCGCCGTGATTCCGGCCGAACTGCTGACCGACGAGACGAAATACTTCATCAATCCCAGCGGGCGTTTCGTCATCGGCGGGCCACACGGCGACACCGGCCTCACGGGCCGCAAGATCATCGTGGACACCTACGGCGGCGCGGTCCCGCACGGCGGCGGAGCCTTCTCGGGCAAGGACCCGACGAAGGTGGACCGCTCGGCGGCCTACTACGCGCGCTACATCGCCAAGAATCTCGTCGCGGCGGGGCTGGCCAGGCGTGCCCTGGTTGAGGTGGCCTACGCGATCGGCCGCGCCAGCCCGGTCAGCCTGCGGGTGGATACCTACGGCACCGGCACCCTGAGCGACGAGAAACTGGCCGACCTGGTCGCCGCGCACTTCGACGCCCGGCCGCAGGCCATCGTCGCCGAGCTCGACCTTCAGCGCCCCATCTACGCCCAGACGGCCGCCTACGGGCATTTCGGCCGCCCCGAGTTTCCCTGGGAACAGACCGACAAGGCCGACGCGCTGCGCCGGGCCGCGCAGGGCTGA
- the coaD gene encoding pantetheine-phosphate adenylyltransferase, which yields MNAVFPGSFDPITSGHMDVLTRASRIFDHVTVTVMHNARKQGRHLFDLDERLDVLRGATAHLSNVSVDSFGGLLVDYMAQQQKGIIIRGLRAVSDYEYELQIAHLNRQLGEVETVFIMAATRWSFVSSSMVREIASYGGDVSEMVPRASAEALRRKFGEAYAERAAGQIEHH from the coding sequence ATGAACGCGGTCTTTCCCGGCTCCTTCGATCCCATCACCAGCGGTCATATGGACGTGCTTACGCGCGCCAGCCGCATTTTCGACCATGTCACGGTGACGGTGATGCACAACGCCCGCAAACAGGGCCGCCACCTCTTCGACCTCGACGAACGCCTCGACGTCCTGCGCGGCGCAACCGCCCACCTGAGCAACGTGAGCGTGGACAGCTTCGGCGGGCTGCTCGTGGACTACATGGCCCAGCAGCAGAAGGGCATCATCATCCGGGGGCTGCGCGCGGTGAGCGACTACGAGTACGAGCTCCAGATCGCGCACCTCAACCGCCAGCTCGGCGAGGTCGAGACGGTGTTCATCATGGCCGCGACCCGCTGGAGCTTCGTGAGCAGCTCAATGGTGCGCGAGATCGCCAGCTACGGCGGCGACGTCTCCGAGATGGTGCCGCGCGCCAGCGCCGAGGCCCTGCGCCGCAAGTTCGGCGAAGCCTACGCCGAGCGGGCCGCCGGACAGATCGAACACCACTGA
- a CDS encoding RsmD family RNA methyltransferase, with the protein MSLRILGGSAKGRALQVPESARPSSARIRKSLFDLLASRAPADQFPDFLDLHGGSGAVGLEAASRGYAVTLTEMDPRAVKALEANARALDLPARVVRGDALSMLPRLGQFDVVFSDPPYEADIPGLTRSLFRAGVVRPGGVLICQHPDRVVLPEAQGYERELREYGSNSLTLYWRAAPLPDPAPAGAATDQEAAPDQPDTAPAELG; encoded by the coding sequence ATGAGCTTACGGATTCTGGGCGGAAGCGCCAAAGGACGCGCCCTACAGGTGCCCGAGAGCGCCCGCCCCAGCAGCGCGCGTATCCGCAAGAGCCTGTTCGACCTGCTCGCCTCGCGCGCGCCCGCCGATCAGTTTCCGGATTTCCTGGACCTGCACGGCGGAAGCGGCGCCGTGGGGCTGGAGGCGGCCAGCCGCGGCTACGCCGTCACCCTGACCGAGATGGACCCGCGCGCAGTCAAGGCGCTGGAAGCCAACGCCCGCGCGCTGGACCTGCCGGCACGGGTCGTTCGCGGCGATGCCCTGTCGATGCTGCCCCGGCTGGGCCAGTTTGATGTGGTCTTCAGCGACCCCCCCTACGAGGCCGACATCCCCGGCCTGACCCGCAGCCTGTTCCGGGCCGGAGTCGTCCGCCCCGGCGGCGTGCTCATCTGCCAGCATCCCGACCGCGTGGTGCTGCCGGAGGCGCAGGGTTACGAGCGCGAGTTGCGCGAGTACGGCAGCAACTCGCTGACCCTCTACTGGCGGGCGGCGCCGCTGCCGGACCCCGCGCCCGCCGGGGCAGCCACGGACCAGGAGGCAGCCCCGGATCAACCAGACACAGCCCCCGCTGAGCTAGGGTAG
- a CDS encoding molybdenum cofactor guanylyltransferase, whose amino-acid sequence MPDLTGALVAGGRSSRFGRDKALACLGGRTLLERAAASLEGCGLRLLVAPPGRYALSGWEAVPDTRPGEGPLAGLEAALAAVTARRGAGWVALCGVDQPALTPAYWAALWEAGHVPGVRAGVLAVQARDPQGRAQPLAALYHTALLPGVTALLDAGERRLRLAAPPEATVTVAGLPRQLFANVNRPEDLLALERLLAAGESA is encoded by the coding sequence ATGCCCGACCTGACGGGCGCTCTCGTGGCCGGCGGCCGGTCCAGCCGGTTCGGCCGCGACAAGGCCCTGGCGTGCCTCGGGGGCCGGACCCTGCTGGAGCGGGCCGCCGCCAGTTTGGAGGGGTGCGGGCTGCGCCTGCTGGTCGCCCCGCCGGGCCGTTACGCCCTGAGTGGCTGGGAGGCGGTGCCCGATACCCGCCCTGGTGAGGGACCGCTGGCCGGCCTGGAGGCGGCGCTGGCAGCGGTCACGGCGCGGCGCGGCGCGGGCTGGGTGGCCCTGTGCGGGGTAGATCAGCCCGCCCTGACCCCGGCCTACTGGGCGGCTCTGTGGGAAGCCGGACACGTGCCCGGTGTCCGGGCCGGGGTCCTGGCGGTGCAGGCCCGCGACCCGCAGGGCCGGGCGCAACCCCTGGCCGCGCTGTATCACACGGCGCTGCTGCCCGGCGTGACGGCCTTGCTGGACGCCGGCGAGCGCCGGTTGCGCCTGGCCGCTCCTCCGGAGGCCACCGTGACGGTCGCCGGCCTCCCCCGGCAGCTTTTTGCCAACGTCAACCGTCCCGAAGACCTCCTGGCCCTGGAACGCCTGCTCGCGGCGGGGGAGAGCGCCTGA